A genomic window from Sorex araneus isolate mSorAra2 chromosome 2, mSorAra2.pri, whole genome shotgun sequence includes:
- the LOC105942967 gene encoding 60S ribosomal protein L29-like: MANSKNHTMHNQSRKWHRNGIKNPRSQRYESLKGVGPKFLRNMRFAKKHKKGLKKMQANNAKAMSACAEAIKALVKPKQARPMITKNSRKLSGLAYIAHPRLGKNSHAPIAKGLRLCRPKTKLETKDPTKAKAKAQMKAKAKPQSKTRMAAAPALAQASKCA, translated from the coding sequence ATGGCCAACTCCAAGAACCACACCATGCACAACCAGTCTCGAAAATGGCACAGAAATGGCATTAAGAATCCTCGGTCACAGCGATATGAGTCTCTTAAAGGGGTGGGCCCCAAATTCCTAAGGAACATGCGTTTTGCCAAGAAGCACAAGAAGGGCCTTAAGAAGATGCAGGCCAACAATGCTAAGGCCATGAGTGCCTGTGCCGAGGCCATCAAGGCCCTGGTGAAGCCCAAGCAGGCCAGACCCATGATCACAAAGAACAGCCGCAAGCTCAGTGGACTTGCGTATATTGCTCACCCCAGGCTTGGGAAAAATTCTCATGCCCCAATTGCCAAGGGTCTCAGGCTTTGCCGGCCAAAAACCAAGCTTGAAACCAAGGATCCAACCAAGGCTAAAGCCAAGGCTCAAATGAAGGCTAAAGCCAAGCCCCAGAGTAAGACCCGGATGGCTGCAGCTCCAGCACTGGCTCAAGCTTCCAAATGTGCCTAG